CTAAAGATTCAAGCTTACAATTTTGTAAGTGCCCTGTTCCAGtgttgcttaatcaacttgactTGTGTTGTCTTGTGCAAAACAATTGTTTCTCAGAACAGGAACAAATGCAGGAATATactcgttcaaaaaaaataataaactacAGGAATATACTCATGTAGGAGTATGTTTGTAATAGTACAAAAGATATAACAGTACAAGGTGATGTAAGATAGTGGCTTCAAGCCATTTTTACATAGTAATTAAGATTAAGGACTTGCAGTCTTGCATCATTTCTACTAGCTTATAGTAGCTGATTGACTCCTTAAGCTTACTCTCCAAGCGCGAAAGCGGCAGCATCGAAGGTGTCAGACAGCCCGGTTCCCGTCTTGAAGGTGACCTTCTCCGGCGAGGCCTCGGTGACGTAGACCTCGACGACGCTGAGCCAGAGCAGTAGCTCCTTGGTCTTCACGCCGGCGATCTTCTTCAGCTTCCCCTTCTCGACGAACGCCGTGACCTCACCGGCGTAGGAGACGGTCTGCTTGATCTTCTTGAAGGTGTGCtcgatcttcttcttcctctgcaCCAGCCACATGAACCCAGTGTCCCGGTTGTAGCCGAACTCCTCGATGTCCTCCAATGGCAGGAGGCCCTTGGGGAGGCCAAGTTCTTCCAGCAGCTCAATGGACTTGTTCCTGCAGATGGCATCTCCATTGATGATCTCCGCGCCGGAGCGGTGGCTCTCAATTTGAGATGCCATTGGATATGTAGTTTCAGGCCAAAAAAAATGCTTTGGTTTGTAAATGTGTTGGTGAGAGATTGTTGGTGATGGAAGATGAGATAGTGAGTTCTGTTTATATAGAGTTCTCAATTGAACACCAGCCTTTTCTGACCATGCAGTTGATAACTGCAAATTATAATTCTGAAGCACAAAATCCCTGACCAAGTCCACTAATTATGTAGTGCATACACTTCTTCAGCATCCCAGCATGCACTATACAACCAGCCAAGGATGACTGTTATTCATTCAGTTATTTATTTTTGGGAGGAACCAGGGATGACTTATCTGACCAATTAATTAGCACTGGTCTGGTCCAATTCATTTGGTTCATGATCAGTACTAGACACTAGTGCCATATCCCCTAGCACCACCAATTCAATGTTTCCAGAAATAGCCATAGGATGATAGGAACAAAAGGCAGATCACAAAATCAAAGTAATAATATTGGCAGCTTCAATCAGCAATAGAAGGCATCTTACTCCTGTGTAATTATATAGAGCTCGAATGGTAAACTAATGCCATGGAGTTCCTCATGGCAGGCAGGCTAGTTTGATCTACTCTCTTTAAGAACATCAAATTCATAGAGCCAAATCCATTTTAGAATAATATCAAAATCAATCAGCACCAGAAGGCAAAGTGCTCTGCTGTCAATGCAATTCAATCTTACTCctatataattatattgagTGATCTCAAATGACAAATTAATGCCATGGAGTTCCTCATGGCAGGCAGGCTAGTGTCTACTCTATTTAGGAACATCAAGTTCATGCTTTAATGAGTCATGCTGCCCAATCCTTTTCAGGATGATACGGCCTAAAACCCCAGTTCTATTAACTGAAACTTCTACAAAAGTTTAAATAACAGAAAATCCAGTCAAATCTCACAGGTTTTTATATTCACGATTTCTTCAAGTTATTATTCAGTTTACTTTTTACTAAACCATGTGCTCCCCAAAATAAAAAGAACACTAAGTCAGTAACCTCTGTATTTTCACAGTCTGAACTACTATAGGGTAGTAGGGTCAACCACTCAAACCTTGTCACTACTCATCAGAGCAAGGAGCCAATAACAAAGGATTCAATATATCGGTTCAAAGTGGGGCTTCCAAATCATGGATTGAGTATTACCTCAGATAAGAAGAGATGTAAACTTCAaagatatatatgcatggtaaCGATCATAAGCAGTTAAATGAGAAGAAACAAATGTTCACTGTGTGAGCCATCCTTTCTCAGTTGCATTACAAACTGAAATCAAACATCTTATCTGAGCACGGTCACATAGTACTCTCTTCTTACTTCAACTCCCCATCTTAAAAGATAATAAGAGGACTAGCTCTGTAAGATACCAGAAGCTTAATGGATGGGTCACTGCACTTCAGTCTTCAGCTGGTTCCTCCGGCCTCCATATAGCAATATCTGAAAATACACAATTATAAAACTTATAACCATGAAATAGCTCAACATCAACATCCAAATGAGGCATGCAATTTTGGAGGTAGTGCAGTCCTGTTCTGGAATGTATACTTAAGAAAAATAGTAGAATTAGAATAAGTCATCAAGATATGCCTAAGCAATCCAGCTAATTTCAGGAACATTTCGTAACATGtcgaaccaaacaaaaaacaagGTAAGAGAAACAgaatttaatactttatgtgatATTGAATTTTTATAAACTCAATGTTGTTGAGCACAGAGCACATATATGGCAACTCATACTTTTTAAGTCGCTATAACTGAAAACTAAAGCTTACAGTCAAATATCCATAATGGCGTAATTTTATACTTTTACGCTGCTAACTGAAATAATGCCTGGTCC
The window above is part of the Oryza sativa Japonica Group chromosome 7, ASM3414082v1 genome. Proteins encoded here:
- the LOC107278592 gene encoding uncharacterized protein At5g01610, yielding MASQIESHRSGAEIINGDAICRNKSIELLEELGLPKGLLPLEDIEEFGYNRDTGFMWLVQRKKKIEHTFKKIKQTVSYAGEVTAFVEKGKLKKIAGVKTKELLLWLSVVEVYVTEASPEKVTFKTGTGLSDTFDAAAFALGE